From one Phocaeicola salanitronis DSM 18170 genomic stretch:
- a CDS encoding type II toxin-antitoxin system RelE/ParE family toxin produces the protein MKQERTISAYKNYFTDFISSIRKEEARKIYYILDMLKVQERVSSKFVKYLREELYEIRAEYGGNVFRVFFIFDDGNIVILFNGFQKKTQKTPPSEIEKALKIKEEYYENKK, from the coding sequence ATGAAACAGGAACGGACCATATCAGCCTACAAGAATTATTTCACGGACTTCATATCATCCATTAGAAAAGAGGAAGCCCGCAAGATATACTATATTCTTGATATGCTGAAAGTTCAGGAAAGGGTAAGCAGCAAGTTCGTAAAGTATCTGCGTGAAGAGCTATATGAAATCCGTGCTGAATATGGAGGCAACGTCTTCCGGGTATTCTTCATATTTGATGACGGGAACATCGTAATCCTGTTCAACGGATTTCAGAAAAAGACACAGAAGACACCGCCTTCCGAAATAGAAAAGGCATTAAAGATAAAGGAGGAGTATTATGAAAACAAAAAATGA
- a CDS encoding helix-turn-helix domain-containing protein, producing the protein MKTKNENLTSIDAIMDEEFGKPGTPEREEFRKEAYAYCMGQIICDARKKEKMTQSELAEKIGTNKSYISRIEKGIVDPGISTFCRIIDALGLKIEIVKPVL; encoded by the coding sequence ATGAAAACAAAAAATGAAAACCTGACCAGCATCGATGCTATCATGGATGAGGAATTTGGCAAGCCGGGAACACCTGAACGTGAGGAGTTCCGTAAGGAGGCATACGCCTACTGCATGGGACAGATTATATGTGATGCCAGAAAGAAGGAAAAGATGACCCAGTCCGAACTGGCTGAAAAAATCGGGACCAACAAGTCCTATATCTCCAGAATAGAAAAAGGTATTGTAGATCCGGGTATCAGTACGTTCTGCCGTATCATTGATGCACTCGGATTGAAGATTGAAATTGTCAAACCGGTATTATAA
- a CDS encoding glycoside hydrolase family protein codes for MTVTSLRAQENVEDSRWETAVRCIKKYEGWHGPEHHPYVAYGHRIRKGEKFPARLTESEGDSILRKDLKEMCALFRHLGKDSLLVACLAYQVGPYKLLGYGKMLKSTLIRKLEAGNRDIYADFIRYCYYKGKKISSIERRRKEEYRLLFVP; via the coding sequence ATGACGGTAACTTCTTTGCGTGCACAGGAGAATGTGGAAGACTCACGTTGGGAAACGGCTGTCAGGTGTATCAAAAAATACGAAGGATGGCATGGTCCGGAACATCATCCGTATGTTGCATACGGTCACCGTATCAGAAAAGGGGAAAAGTTTCCTGCCAGACTGACAGAAAGTGAGGGAGACAGTATTCTGAGAAAAGACCTGAAGGAAATGTGTGCATTGTTCCGACATCTGGGAAAGGATTCGCTTTTGGTTGCATGTCTGGCATACCAGGTGGGACCATATAAGTTGCTCGGCTATGGCAAGATGCTCAAAAGCACGTTGATAAGGAAACTGGAAGCCGGTAACCGGGATATTTATGCGGACTTCATACGATATTGTTACTATAAGGGAAAGAAAATTTCGTCAATAGAAAGGAGAAGAAAAGAAGAATACAGATTGCTTTTTGTGCCATAG
- a CDS encoding DUF3872 domain-containing protein, protein MKTEKNIRKGFGLAGKIAMFCIGLVSLVLTSCESELEIQQSYPFTVETMPVPKELNRNETAEIRCELKSEGDFDGTVYTIRYFQYDGEGSLKLDNGLEFMPNDRYLLENRKFRLYYTSLCDEAQNFIVVVEDNWGNMTEMEFDFNDAGDEETGTVEDSLSVQEGGAL, encoded by the coding sequence ATGAAGACAGAAAAGAATATAAGAAAAGGATTTGGGCTGGCAGGTAAGATTGCCATGTTCTGCATAGGTCTGGTCAGTCTTGTACTGACCTCGTGCGAATCCGAGCTGGAAATCCAGCAGAGTTATCCGTTTACCGTGGAAACAATGCCGGTTCCCAAGGAACTGAACAGGAATGAGACGGCGGAAATACGATGTGAACTCAAAAGTGAGGGCGATTTTGACGGTACGGTCTATACGATCCGTTATTTCCAGTATGACGGGGAAGGTTCCCTGAAACTGGACAACGGTCTTGAATTCATGCCGAATGACCGTTATCTGCTGGAGAACCGGAAGTTCAGGCTGTATTATACTTCACTATGTGACGAGGCGCAGAACTTCATTGTCGTTGTCGAAGACAACTGGGGAAACATGACAGAAATGGAATTTGACTTCAACGATGCAGGTGATGAAGAAACAGGTACTGTGGAAGATTCATTGTCAGTTCAGGAAGGAGGTGCCTTATAA
- a CDS encoding toprim domain-containing protein has product MELEQIRRISLVGFLEDLGHMPVSRKGNDVWFRSPFRNERTASFKVDTQRNVWFDFGLGKGGDIFHLAGELTGSTGFMEQLEFLSGKSGILPLRPLQERKKIPRVSGFEDVKVTELNHEALKAYLKERGIDPAIAGRFCKEVAYGIRGKRYFAIGFMNRSGGYELRNPMFKGCISPKDISCVSLSGKKQDTCCVFEGFIDFLSALVLRIVKDEDCLVLNSVSNLERSYAVLEGYGKIRCFLDRDRAGITALETLNIHFGNKVTDCSGLYDGFKDLNEYLTKTRENK; this is encoded by the coding sequence ATGGAACTGGAACAGATTAGACGTATTTCTCTTGTCGGTTTTCTTGAAGATCTGGGGCATATGCCTGTATCCCGTAAAGGAAATGATGTCTGGTTCAGATCCCCTTTCAGAAATGAGAGAACCGCATCCTTCAAGGTGGATACGCAGCGGAATGTCTGGTTTGATTTTGGCCTCGGAAAGGGAGGTGACATCTTCCATCTTGCCGGAGAACTGACCGGAAGCACCGGTTTCATGGAACAGCTGGAGTTCCTTTCAGGGAAATCCGGCATCCTTCCCCTCCGGCCTTTACAGGAACGTAAGAAGATACCCCGCGTTTCCGGATTCGAGGACGTGAAAGTGACGGAACTGAATCATGAGGCTTTGAAAGCTTATCTGAAAGAGAGAGGCATTGATCCGGCCATAGCCGGGAGATTCTGCAAGGAAGTGGCATATGGAATACGGGGCAAACGGTATTTTGCCATAGGCTTCATGAACCGGAGCGGCGGTTATGAACTCCGTAACCCGATGTTCAAGGGATGCATCTCTCCCAAGGACATTTCCTGTGTGTCCCTGTCCGGAAAGAAACAGGATACGTGCTGCGTGTTTGAAGGGTTTATAGATTTCCTTTCGGCATTGGTATTGCGGATTGTGAAGGACGAGGACTGCCTGGTGCTGAACTCTGTATCCAATCTGGAACGGTCGTATGCCGTTCTGGAGGGTTACGGCAAAATCCGGTGCTTTCTTGACCGTGACCGGGCCGGGATTACCGCACTGGAGACTTTGAACATACATTTCGGGAATAAGGTTACGGACTGTTCCGGTCTGTATGATGGATTTAAGGACTTGAATGAATATCTGACAAAAACAAGGGAAAACAAATGA